TCAGGATACATAGCATCGTCTCCTTCCCGTCTATTTGCTTGCTGAAATTAGCCACAGTCAAGCCAGACAGTGTATTCTTGTTCTTCATGTATGTAATGTTATCAAAATTGCGTGTAAAATTAGCCTACTTCTTCGTAAATAGGATGCACGAAAAGATGTTATAGAGCATAAAGCCGCTTTTTGTCTACCAATTTAGTGTATTAGTCCACCTTTTAAATATGTATTTAGTGTACATTTGCAACTAAATAAATCTTTTATTTACGGAAAAACACTTGATATGAGAAGAAGCATGAAAAACGCTATCTTCCTGTTCCTCTTAAGTATGGGGGTAAGTAGTCTGATGGCACAGACTAATGAGTTCAAAATAGACGTGCAGCAAACGGGTGCGCCTATCCAATCCACCATGTACGGTATCTTTTTTGAAGATATCAACTTCGGAGCAGACGGAGGATTGTATGCAGAGCTGATTAAGAACCGTTCTTTTGAGTTTGAAAATCCTTTCGGGGGCTGGGTTCCTTTTGGAAATGTAACGGTACAGACCAAATCCCCCTGTTTTGACAAGAACCCGCATTATGTACGTCTTTCTTATAATAAAGAATTGACCGGTACAGGGCTGGATAACGAAGGTTTTAAAGGCATTGGTATTAAGGCAGGGGAGAAGTATGACTTCTCTTTCTATGCCCGTACGGTAACTAACGGCCCGATCAAGTTTCGTATAAATCTGGTAAATAGCGAGCATGATATTTATGAAACAAAGGAAGTTGAGATAAACGGTAAGGATTGGAAAAAGTATTCCGTAGTCCTGACTCCTGAGGCAACGGAAGCCCATTCCCGTTTACGTATCACGATGCTTACACAGGGAACGGCGGATCTGGAACATATATCTTTATTCCCTCAGAAAACATTCAATAACCGTCCGAACGGTATGCGTGCCGATCTTGCACAGGCATTGAAAGATCTTAAACCGGGTGTATTCCGCTTCCCCGGAGGTTGTATCGTGGAAGGAACGAACCTGGCCACCCGTTATCAGTGGAAAAATACGGTTGGTCCGGTCGAAAACCGTCCGATCAATATCAATCGTTGGAATTATACATTTCCTCATAAGAAGTTCTCCGATTATTATCAGTCTTACGGTTTAGGTTTCTTCGAATATTTCCAGTTGAGTGAGGATCTTGGTGCCGAGCCGCTTCCTGTATTGAACTGCGGTCTTTCCTGTCAGTATGAAAATGATGATCCGAAAGAAAACTGTCCGGTCGATAAATTGCAACCTTATATTGACGATGCCCTTGATCTGATCGAGTTCGCCAACGGTTCTGTAACCTCTAAATGGGGAAAACTGCGTGCCGATATGGGACATCCGGCTCCTTTCAACCTGAAGTTTATTGCTATTGGTAATGAGCAGTGGGGTACTTTGTTTACTGAACGCCTGGAACCTTTTGTAAAGGCTATTCGTGCCAAATATCCGGATATTAACGTTATTGGTAGTTCCGGTCCACAAGCGGAAGGGGAAGATTTCGACTTCTTATGGCCTGAAATGAATCGGATGAAAGTCGATTTGGTCGATGAACATTTTTATCGTTCTCCCGAATGGTTCCTGAATGGTGCCAAACGCTATGATTCATACGATCGTAACGGTCCTAAGGTTTTTGCCGGTGAATATGCCTGTCATCCGAACAATCGCGAGAATAGTTTCCTGACAGCATTGGCTGAGGCTGCTTTTATGACTGGCTTTGAGCGTAATGCTGATGTAGTACATATCTGTACTTATGCACCTCTGTTTGCCCATGTGGATGCCTGGCAGTGGCGTCCGGATTTGATCTGGTTCGATAATCTTTCTTTGGTGAAGACGCCGAATTATTATGTGCAGCAACTTTACGGTCATAATGTCGGTACGAATGTCGTGCCTTTGACTATGCAGAACGAACCGGTTACCGGACAAAATGATCTGTATGCAACAGCAGCAGTCGATAAGAAGACAAATGAGTTGATCATTAAGATCGCCAATACCGGCATTCAAAACAGAAGAGTGAAACTGGATTTAAACGGCCTTTCCGGTGGAAAACATAAAGGTACAGTAACCGTACTTCACGCCTCTGATCTGGAAGTTAAAAATACGATCTGCAAACCGGACCAGATAGTGCCTGTTGTTTCAGAAATCGAACTGGAAGCTCCGGCTGCAGAAGTAGTACTTCGCCCGTTAAGTTTCTCTGTTTATCGCATTGCGTTTTGATATTCCTATTTATATGGTGCAGGTCTCTTCGGATTCCTGTACCATAATTTGATTTGAATAACCTCCAATTAACCTGTCCTTTTTTTGTAAATGCCGATCTTTGTTACGTACTTTGCGTAAAAGGTATTATTTTAATCAGATAAATTATGGCAAAGCTTTATCCTATCGGTATACAGAATTTTGAGAGTCTTCGTGAGGATGGATATATCTATGTTGATAAAACGGAGCTGGTTTATCAATTAGTGAAAACTGGATGCTATTATTTACTAAATCGCCCACGCCGTTTTGGTAAAAGTTTGCTTATTTCTACCCTGGAAGCTTATTTTCTGGGAAAAAAGGAGTTGTTTAAAGACTTGGCTATCGAAAAGCTGGAAAAAGATTGGTTGGAATATCCTGTACTTCATTTGGATTTGAACGCCGAAAAATTTGACAGTCCTGAGCGTCTGGATGCTTTGTTAAGTAATCAGTTGACTCAGTGGGAAGAACTTTATGGTCATGGACCGGATGAAACGACGCTTTCACTGCGCTTTAAAGGAGTAATTCGCAGAGCAGCCAAGCAGACCGGTCAACGCGTTGTAATCCTGATTGACGAATACGACAAGCCGATGTTGCAGGCATTGGATAATGATGAACTGCAAGAGATATATCGTGATACTTTGAAGGCTTTTTATGGAGTGATGAAGAGCATGGATGGGGATATCAAGTTTGCTTTCCTAACGGGGGTAACTAAGTTCGGGAAAGTAAGTGTGTTCAGTGATCTGAATAATTTGGACGATATTTCGATGAAAGGACCTTTTGCCTCTATTTGTGGTATTACTGAAAATGAATTGCACGAATATTTTGATGAAGATATTAAAGCTCTTGCTTCATCTCTTTCCCTAACAAATGAAGAAGCCTGTACGGAATTAAAAGGATGTTATGACGGTTATCATTTTGTGCCGAATAGTCCTGGTATGTATAATCCTTTCAGTTTGCTTAATACCTTTAAGTATTTACAATTCGGTAGCTATTGGTTTGAAACAGGTACACCAACCTATTTGGTGAAATTGTTAAAGCACTCTCATTATAACCTGTATAACATGGCGCATACGGAAACGGATGCCGATGTTTTGAATGGCATTGACTCCACATCTGTTAATCCAATACCTGTGATTTATCAGAGTGGATATCTTACCATCAAAGGATATGATCGTGAATTTGGTATTTATCGTCTGGGATTTCCTAATCGTGAAGTGGAGGAGGGTTTTATGAAATATCTGCTTCCTTTCTATGCTAATACGGATAAAGTCGATTCTTCTTTCCATATTCAGAAGTTTGTTCGTGAGATACGTTCCGGCGATTATGATTCCTTCTTCCGTCGTTTGCAAAGTCTTTTTGCTGATACTCCTTACGAGTTGGTTCGTGATTTGGAGTTACATTACCAAAATGTCCTGTTTATTGTGTTCAAGTTGATTGGCTTCTATGTAAAAGCAGAATATCATACTTCGGAAGGTCGTATTGACTTGGTATTACAAACGGACAGTTTTATTTACCTGATGGAATTCAAACTGAATGGAACAGCCGATGACGCTCTGCGCCAAATCAATGAGAAAGGTTATGCGCTTCCTTTTGCAGCCGATCCCCGTCAATTATTTAAGATAGGAGTGAATTTCAGTGCAAAGACACGCAATATAGAGGAGTGGAAAATAGAATCTAAATAATGACTTATGAAAGTTGGAATTATCAGATGTATGCAGACAGAAGATTACTGTCCGGGTACGACAGATTTTAAGGTGATCAGAGAAAGAAAAGGGGCGTTTGAAGGTATAACAGAAGATATAGAAATTGTCGGTTTCTGCAATTGTGGAGGATGCCCTGCAAAGAAATCTCTACTAAGGGCAAGAGAGCTTGTGAAAAGAGGTGCCGATACTATTGCATTTGCCTCGTGTATTCAGAAAGGTACTCCATTAGGTTACCCATGCCCTTTCGCCAAGAAAATGAAAATGTTAATTGAGAATGATTTACCTGAGGGTATTCGTTTTTTAGATTATACTCATTAGACTTTTGTAGATCGCAATGTCTCAATTTAAGATTAAAAAAGTGTACTATATATTTATATGTAATTAAAACGTATAAATAGGCTTGCTCTATCCTGTCACAGGGAAGCTCTTTTTAGACCATCTACTTTTTCTGTAAGTGTTCGAGTGTAAAAGCTATACAAAATGACCTGATTGAAACGAAAACAGTTATTTTCTTCTTTCTAGATGATTCTTTCAATATTTTTTTTAGTAAATTTGTGGTAATGGTGTTTGAGAAAATAATCTTTTAATCTTTACTATAATGCAATCTTTATTCGAGCAATTAAAAATAGAAAAGACCTATGAACATCTTTTTCCAGAGAAAAAGAAAGGATTGGCTGTAATTTGGTTGTATGAACGGGTGAAGAATGGAGAATTTGAACATGGGGTTTTTAAGGAAAAAGATATACATCGGGCTTTTGAAGCTGTAAGTCTTATCGAACGTGAGCCTATACGGTTACAATGGGGGACTTATACAGCTTATATTCTAGAACTACAGGAGTTTTATCTTATATATAATGATGAAAATCAGACCTATATGTTTACTGATTTTGGTTTTCAGATATGTGATAAGATACATCGTCTAATATCTCAGCGCTTTAATCCCACCTTTATCGAAATGACCTGTGAGGAACTATATGAGAAGCTTGAAGTTGCCGTCACAGAAGAACAAATAAAAAATTGGCTTACAGTAGACTTGTTCAAGTCTCGAACTCTTTTATTGGAACAAGTCGACTATCTTAATCAACAGATTGACCGTTCCGTAACAGCTTTAAGTGAAAAAGCTAAAAGGCGTAAAGAAACTTTGCTTGTAGCTTTACAGGAAATAGAAAAGCAAATTGATACCATACGTCAGCAAAACAGGGAGTTAAGAGCAGCTTTTCGGGAAACTGATCGCATGAATGATATTCTTATTTCACATCCGGTACGCGACAGAAGTGAAGAAATAGATGATCTCATTAGTGAGGCCGTTTCGTATTTTGAAGGTATCCATCTCCGTTTAGCGATGGTAGATTCACGTATTGATAAAATACAGCCTAAAATAAAACAGTTTTTTGCCTCTCTCAACCGAGATATATTTAATACCAAAGTCGAGAAATTTTTGTATTTCCTGCTCGAAAAAAGCCATGTAACAGATAAACAGATACAGTTTCCTTTTCCCTATGACGGAAAAATTCAATTGGCAGATTCATTTCCCATTTTTATCTCTGTGGATAGACCTGAAAGTCTTTTCCCTCCGGAACGAAAACTGCGTTCCGAATATAAAAAAGACCCGCGAAAAGAACAAGAAGCATATCAGAAAGGTCATGTGCAAATGATGCGCCAGATTCATATCCAATGGTGGCTGGAGTTTATTCGTCGGAAATCTTTGGAAACCGATGTCATACATCTTTCTGAAATCTTCTTCGACATTCTGGAAAAACACGATAATGATTTGCAACTCGCTATACAGGTGATTGACCAGAGTATTAAAAAATATAAGGAAGATCCACATTGGAAAATACAGATTGATACAAGTGAAAAAATAGATAATCCCAGTTCAAAACATACAATATCTGATATATGGATGAAACGCAAATGACTCAAAAATATGATTTCCTCGAATGTGAAGACGGTGCGGAGCTGTTTTCACAATTGGTCGACGCTCTGAAAAAAGGTGCTCATATACAATATGAAGGAGATAAGAAGCTTTTTCTTTATCTGGAAAAATATATAGATAATCTGACTGTCTATTTCAAACGACATGAGAACATAACTATCGTTCCATCCGGTAGTGGAAACGATAGTTATTATTTCCCACTCTATCACCCTGTATCAAGAAGTAATTATTCTGTTGAACGGTCGTCTTTACCTAAAGAACATATTCTTATTGCCTTATTGCTGTACAAAGCTTATTATATTGATCACAACATAGAATTAACTTCTGTAAAAAAGTTTGTTGCTCTAATACGCGTAGATATGCCTGATCTTAAGAAGCATGTGCAGCGTCTACTGGTAAAGACAAAAGGCACCAAAGAACGTTTTACTGAATCAAATGATGCTCGTATTGATCAAGAAGTACAACGTGCATTCAAGAATTTTCATAAGTTAAGATGGATTGATTTGAAAGAAGATGATTTTACAATCCTCCCTGCATTTCAGCGTATAACGCGGGAATTTGCTGATTATATTAATTATATTGACAAATGGCTTAAAGAAGAATAAATATGAAAAAATATCCTCGTATTTACAGTTTGTCTACTGTCGGTATCATACACCATCAGGAAAACGATTACATTTTTCATCCTGCCCGTACCGATTTTATTGGTGATAGCGGTTCTGGTAAAAGTATCATAGCCGATTTACTACAACTTATATTTGTAGGGGCTTCCGCTTTCCGTTCCGCAACCATTCCGGTTCAGGGTAAACGGGAACCTGATGGCCTCGTTTTGCGATCACCTGGTAAATCATTGGATTATGGATATGCATTTGTGAATATAGAAGTTGCCGATGGGCAATTTATTACAGCAGGAGCCTATCTTGAAAGTACTTCCAAAGCCACACACCCTTTTGTTGTACAGGCAGGGCTTGCTATTGAACAAGGTGAGTTTACCCCTATGACAAAACCTCTTTATGCTGCCGATTTTCAGGATGACGAATGTATTATTCCATTAGAGGATATTATAGAATACATGGAGGAAAAAAACTTAGTTTTTAAGGATTGGCAACGGATTTCTTTTTTTCATAAAGTGCTATATAAGAATAAAATACTACCACTTGACCTCACCGACAAAGATAAAGTATTAAAAGATTATGCGAAGATCATTCAGTCATTTTCGAGGGGGAAAGAACTTGATACTACAAGAAGTTCTAGTTTGTTGGATTTCTTATTCGGGCAAGAAAGGGGTAAAGACTTCATGAATAAATACAGGTCAATTGTAGAAGAAATAGAAAAAAATGCGGTGGACTATGGAAGAAATAACAATGAAATTCTTTTGTTGACACAAAAGTGCTTTCAAGTTAGTGATCTATATAAAGTGTTGATCGAAAAAAAAGAAGCAGAAAAAATATATCGAACTTCTCAATATGTATTTTTGCTAAGAGCTTATTATTCAAATAAAGAAATTCTTAAAAAAGAACTCTATACATTTTTACAGGCCCAGGAAGATTTATTAGGATTACAAGTTTTGGTCCGGCACGAGTTAGAAGAGGCTCAAAGATGTCGGGATAAGAAAGAGTCTGCTTATGAAAAAATAAGGGATATTTATGATGAATGGAGACAAAAGAAAAATTTGCTGGATGATGTTAATAAAATGATTGAACAGTTAAATATTCTTCCTGGAGACTTGGCAACTTATTATGAACAATACAGAACTCAAAAAAAAGAATACATTTACTATAAAGAATTGAAGGACAAATTAGTTGGTTCACGTGTGATTGATCTTTTTGCAAATTCAGGCTGGAAAGGCGGATTAGCAGCAGGAAATGATTTTTACCTCCAAAAGACAGATGAACTACGTAACCGTTTATCACAATTGCACGTGGTAGAGCAGTTTCATGATATAAATAATCCTAATTCACTTATCCGTTGGGCTCTATCGTTGCGACGTAATTTTACAAAAGAAGAAGAAAGCCTAATTTATCATTTTCAGAAGTATGGAATGAATAAACCTAATCAGCCTAAACCCCTTGACCGTTATGTTTGCTCCCCGGAAGAATTACTAAGAAACACAAACATAGAACCTGATGCAGATGGATTCTGGATAAGCTTCGGTGGAGTAAACGAATTTGTAAACTACGTAACAGAAAAACAGCAAAGTCTCAATAATGATCGAGAGACGATCTTGCAGTATTTTCAATCACAGGTGGCCAATATAGGACAAGAGAAAAAAGCAATTGAAGAAGAATTGGAGCTTTGGAAAAAACTATATGATATAGTAAATACCCTTGATGCTCCTGCTCGTTCTGTAGATATATTTTTCCATAAGCCCGAAATAAAAAAATTTCAGGAAATAGAAGTTTTAAATATCTCTCCTGAACAAATGGAGCAGTCTGTGAAGAGCTTAGCAACAAAAGACTTAATAGAACAGTCTGTGAAAAATGCGAAAAAAGAACAAATATTATTGTATAACCAATTTATACAACTTAAAAATATAGTTGAAATATTTCCTGATCTTATACAAAAGGCTACCCGTTTATTAATCTCAATATCAAAGAAAATAAAACCGTATGAAGCAGAGTGGAATACCTTTTTGGTAGCACAGACTATTCAAGCGTATAAAGAAGATGATTATATAAATGCTGATAATAAAACTGAGTTCTTTAAAGATGAATTAACTATTTTAAGTAACACTTTGGATAAATGCGATGAATTAATACAGTCGATGACGAACTTAAAAAATCAGGAGAATTACTTGAATATGATTCAAACTGAATATATATCACTTTATACGGATTTGCCTTCCATCGATAGTTATCCAGCGGTGAGCGAGGAGTCGGTGGAAGAAGCAAAAGTGTTTTATCTCGAAAAGAACACCACTTATATTAATCAGTATGTAAATATGGTAAAAAGCTTTATGCCAAATGAACAATACAAATTTGAAACTAGCCATAATTTTAAAGAATTAATAGCAAATTTGTTACCTGACTTATTCCCAGAAGATATGATTATTGAAGAGGAAGTTGTCGGTAGAATCAAAAAAAGGCTTGAAGATATTAATGAAAAAAACAGGGAACTGAATAGTAAGAAAATAGGTAAAATACAGGATCTATTAACCGAAGTGAAACGCCAAGTAGAAGCACAATGGGATGAGATTCGTCGTATAAATCGCTTCTTTACGAGTAGTAAAAAGAAGATATCTGGTGCATATAATATGAAACTTGAAAAAACAGATTCTTTACGGTTTCCTGTTAGCTGGTTAAGCCAATTTAAACATAAGACAACTTTAGATAATATGACAGATATGTTCGATGTCTCCATTTTGAACGAATTAAATACGCAAGTATCTATTCGTGAAAAAATCATGAAAGCTTTCTGTGAAATAACCAATAATAATTCCAATGACATAACGTTAGAAGACTTACTGAATCCTAATTCATATATAGAACTGAGCCTTGATATGAAAAATCGTGCTGGACGGAATAATAAAGGAAGTACCGGGCAGACGTATGCTGCCATTGCGCTGTTGTGTATAGCCCGCCTCTCTATTGTTGGTAACAAAAACAATGCACAAGAAGATGGATTGCGGTTTATGCCCATTGATGAGGCAGAGGGGTTAGGTAGTAATTTTGACTTATTGAGTGATATCGCCGAAGAATATGATTATCAGATACTGACTTTTTCAATTAATCCTTTGGGAAAATATAATGAACAGCATGTATATATCCTCAATCGTAATCCTGACGTAGAAGAAGAAGTTAATTATGCTCCGATAGAAATACGTAGTCGAAATGATATTGATTCGGAATTGGCAAATTTTATAAATGTAAATGATTATGGAAGCTGAACTGACCTGGAGAACGCTCACTGCAATGTATTCTCTTTATGAGGGGAATAAAATACCGGCGACAAAGAAAAGTGATAATAAATTCCGAAACCTGATAAGTAGAAAGTTGGTGCAATATCAGCCAGGCAATCATAATTATTTGATTAAAAGTGAAAAGTACGATGCTTATTTTGCTAAACGCTATCTGGAAGATTATTTGGAATATGATCGTTTTTTGAAGTCTGTACAACCAGATGTGACTGGTCGACAGACATATACGGTTAATGATATCCGCTCTTTACAGTTTGTTGCAGATAACAGGGAACAAATCCGGAACTCTCTCACGACTCGACATACATTTAGTGAAGACTTCTTTGAACATGGTGGAAGCAAGCATTTGGATACTTATCAAAGTCTGAACGATTTGGTACTTTCCATCTTGGGAGTAGAGGATTACCCATTGGAAGATCCTAAAATGCACCAGTGGAGATTCGTTGTAGATGTCGGTGAACCGCGTTGTATAGTGCTTTGTGAAAACCTCAATTTTCTGAAAATGCCTCGCGTTGCTCGTGAGCATAAAATCGAGTTATGGTATGTAGGTGGAAATAATACAAAAGGAACTCATTTTATTGATGAAAAGAAATTGGATAAACTCTTATTCTATTCTTGTGATTGGGATTATAATGGTTTGGAAATCTATGTTCGGTTAAAAAAAATATTTCAGGAGAAAGGCTGTGATATAAAGCTACTTTATCCTTCAGAACCAATTAAAAAATATCTAGTCAATATGAAAAAACATAATAGTAAGTGGAAAACTACGCTTCCTTTTTCAGGTTTGGAACAATCTTATTTTACTTCCAAAGAGATTCATTTAATTAACGAACTAATAAGTACGGATAGATGGGTAGAGGAGGAAACGAATGATTTGGTAGCGATGGTAAAGAAAAATATTGATTTGTAGGAATATTGAGTCTAGAAAATATTATAAGAAACTATCTTGTAAACTTATAGAATTAAAAGGTAAGTCAAAAGAGTCCTTTTCTTATTGTCGTTTTAAATAGAAAAAGTAATATTGAATTTCTGATAGTGATAATGTTAAAGTTGTTCTTTCTAAATGATTTATAATCAGCTGAATATGGAAAGGATTGTTTTTGTATGTTACTGACTTGATGTTTGGTAACATAGATAATTTGCCATCTGAATCTTTGGTTAAAGACAACAAGGGATTACTTTGGATAAAAAAGTTGTATTAAAGAAATTACTGATGTATACGAAATTCATAAAATTATACTACATATCTTGATCAATGTAACTATGTCGCTATTATTTTATGAAATATGTAGCTGTAAAATAGTTGGTTATTGAGTGTTGTATGGAATATAGAAGTCTTTTAGTAAAGTATGAATTACTTCGTTTTTTTAGATTGTATCATTTAAACAATCTATCAGAAAAGTAATAGTTAATCAGATAAGATATTTTTTATCGGATTTGATATTTGTAATTTATGATGTTTTGCTATTTTACATATTTTTATATCAGAGTATATTTCTATAGTTTAACATAGTTATATTTCATACCCTTGCATTTTTTTTCTATTAAAACAAACTGATTGTTTGTAGTAAAATAAGAATTTGATATATTTGTGATATAAACCATAAAAATAATTCTATGTATACATTAACTGATATAAGAGAAGAACTAAAAATTAAAGAACGTTCTGTTAGTGATTTGATTCGTTATATAAAAACAAGGACAGATGACAATCCTAATTATAGTTTATTACTTGGAGCTGGTTGTTCAGTAACTTCAGGTATACGTTCCGCTAATGAATTAATAAAAATCTGGAAGCGAGAAATTGCTGAATGTGAAGAAGGCTCCTCTTTGTCTGATGTTGAAATTAATGAA
This is a stretch of genomic DNA from Parabacteroides chongii. It encodes these proteins:
- a CDS encoding alpha-L-arabinofuranosidase C-terminal domain-containing protein, which codes for MRRSMKNAIFLFLLSMGVSSLMAQTNEFKIDVQQTGAPIQSTMYGIFFEDINFGADGGLYAELIKNRSFEFENPFGGWVPFGNVTVQTKSPCFDKNPHYVRLSYNKELTGTGLDNEGFKGIGIKAGEKYDFSFYARTVTNGPIKFRINLVNSEHDIYETKEVEINGKDWKKYSVVLTPEATEAHSRLRITMLTQGTADLEHISLFPQKTFNNRPNGMRADLAQALKDLKPGVFRFPGGCIVEGTNLATRYQWKNTVGPVENRPININRWNYTFPHKKFSDYYQSYGLGFFEYFQLSEDLGAEPLPVLNCGLSCQYENDDPKENCPVDKLQPYIDDALDLIEFANGSVTSKWGKLRADMGHPAPFNLKFIAIGNEQWGTLFTERLEPFVKAIRAKYPDINVIGSSGPQAEGEDFDFLWPEMNRMKVDLVDEHFYRSPEWFLNGAKRYDSYDRNGPKVFAGEYACHPNNRENSFLTALAEAAFMTGFERNADVVHICTYAPLFAHVDAWQWRPDLIWFDNLSLVKTPNYYVQQLYGHNVGTNVVPLTMQNEPVTGQNDLYATAAVDKKTNELIIKIANTGIQNRRVKLDLNGLSGGKHKGTVTVLHASDLEVKNTICKPDQIVPVVSEIELEAPAAEVVLRPLSFSVYRIAF
- a CDS encoding ATP-binding protein, translating into MAKLYPIGIQNFESLREDGYIYVDKTELVYQLVKTGCYYLLNRPRRFGKSLLISTLEAYFLGKKELFKDLAIEKLEKDWLEYPVLHLDLNAEKFDSPERLDALLSNQLTQWEELYGHGPDETTLSLRFKGVIRRAAKQTGQRVVILIDEYDKPMLQALDNDELQEIYRDTLKAFYGVMKSMDGDIKFAFLTGVTKFGKVSVFSDLNNLDDISMKGPFASICGITENELHEYFDEDIKALASSLSLTNEEACTELKGCYDGYHFVPNSPGMYNPFSLLNTFKYLQFGSYWFETGTPTYLVKLLKHSHYNLYNMAHTETDADVLNGIDSTSVNPIPVIYQSGYLTIKGYDREFGIYRLGFPNREVEEGFMKYLLPFYANTDKVDSSFHIQKFVREIRSGDYDSFFRRLQSLFADTPYELVRDLELHYQNVLFIVFKLIGFYVKAEYHTSEGRIDLVLQTDSFIYLMEFKLNGTADDALRQINEKGYALPFAADPRQLFKIGVNFSAKTRNIEEWKIESK
- a CDS encoding CGGC domain-containing protein, translating into MKVGIIRCMQTEDYCPGTTDFKVIRERKGAFEGITEDIEIVGFCNCGGCPAKKSLLRARELVKRGADTIAFASCIQKGTPLGYPCPFAKKMKMLIENDLPEGIRFLDYTH
- a CDS encoding condensin complex protein MksE yields the protein MDETQMTQKYDFLECEDGAELFSQLVDALKKGAHIQYEGDKKLFLYLEKYIDNLTVYFKRHENITIVPSGSGNDSYYFPLYHPVSRSNYSVERSSLPKEHILIALLLYKAYYIDHNIELTSVKKFVALIRVDMPDLKKHVQRLLVKTKGTKERFTESNDARIDQEVQRAFKNFHKLRWIDLKEDDFTILPAFQRITREFADYINYIDKWLKEE